Genomic DNA from Phaeobacter porticola:
TAAACGGAAGACAGAAAGCATGGCACTCAAGTCGTATAAGCCGACGACGCCGGGCCAGCGTGGGCTGGTTCTGATCGACCGTTCGGAGCTTTGGAAAGGGCGTCCGGTCAAATCTCTCACCGAGGGTTTGACCAAGTCGGGCGGCCGGAACAACACCGGACGGATCACTTCACGTCGTCGTGGCGGCGGCGCAAAGCGTCTCTACCGGATCGTTGACTTCAAACGGAACAAATTTGATGTTGCGGCAACCGTTGAACGGATCGAATATGACCCGAACCGGACCGCATTCATCGCGCTGATCAAATACGAAGACGGCGAGCAGGCCTACATCCTTGCTCCGCAGCGTCTGGCAGTTGGTGACACCGTCGTTGCATCCGCAAAGGCAGACATCAAGCCGGGCAACGCAATGCCGTTCTCGGGCATGCCGATCGGTACTATCATCCACAACATCGAAATGAAGCCCGGCAAAGGCGGCCAGATCGCCCGTGCAGCCGGTACTTACGCTCAGTTCGTTGGTCGTGATGGTGGCTACGCTCAGATCCGCTTGTCCTCGGGCGAACTGCGCCTGGTTCGTCAGGAATGCATGGCCACCGTTGGTGCGGTCAGCAACCCCGACAACTCGAACCAGAACTTTGGTAAAGCCGGCCGTATGCGCCACAAGGGCAAGCGTCCTTCTGTGCGTGGTGTGGTTATGAACCCGATCGATCACCCGCACGGTGGTGGTGAAGGTCGTACCTCCGGTGGTCGTCACCCGGTGACACCTTGGGGTAAGCCGACCAAAGGCAAGCGTACCCGCAACAAAAACAAAGCGTCGCAAAAGCTTATTATTCGCTCGCGCCACGCCAAGAAGAAGGGACGTTAATCTATGTCTCGCTCTGTATGGAAAGGCCCCTTTGTCGATGCTTACGTGCTGAAAAAAGCCGAAGCAGCGCGCGAGTCGGGCCGCAATGAAGTCATCAAGATCTGGTCGCGCCGCTCGACGATCCTGCCCCAGTTCGTGGGTCTGACGTTTGGCGTTTACAACGGTCAGAAGCACATCCCCGTCAACGTCTCGGAAGACATGATTGGTCAGAAGTTCGGTGAATATTCGCCGACACGGACCTACTATGGTCATGCGGCAGACAAAAAAGCGAAGCGGAAGTAAGTCATGGGCAAGGCAAAAAATCCCCGCCGCGTGGCAGACAACGAGGCAATGGCGAAAATCCGCATGCTTCGTACTTCCCCGCAGAAACTGAACCTCGTCGCCGCAATGATCCG
This window encodes:
- the rplB gene encoding 50S ribosomal protein L2 translates to MALKSYKPTTPGQRGLVLIDRSELWKGRPVKSLTEGLTKSGGRNNTGRITSRRRGGGAKRLYRIVDFKRNKFDVAATVERIEYDPNRTAFIALIKYEDGEQAYILAPQRLAVGDTVVASAKADIKPGNAMPFSGMPIGTIIHNIEMKPGKGGQIARAAGTYAQFVGRDGGYAQIRLSSGELRLVRQECMATVGAVSNPDNSNQNFGKAGRMRHKGKRPSVRGVVMNPIDHPHGGGEGRTSGGRHPVTPWGKPTKGKRTRNKNKASQKLIIRSRHAKKKGR
- the rpsS gene encoding 30S ribosomal protein S19 → MSRSVWKGPFVDAYVLKKAEAARESGRNEVIKIWSRRSTILPQFVGLTFGVYNGQKHIPVNVSEDMIGQKFGEYSPTRTYYGHAADKKAKRK